The following is a genomic window from Benincasa hispida cultivar B227 chromosome 7, ASM972705v1, whole genome shotgun sequence.
aacattttttgttttacttttgtgtttttCATTTCTAACTTCAGTCGCTTATacttacatatttaattaatatgtctaAAATCAAATGTTAGAATTACAATCCAACCCCACTCCAGAAGGTTCTCAACCACTAACAGGAGATGAAATCTGTGAGACAGTTTTAGGTAGACGACCCGGATATGCAAAAGGCCTAGGTTGGGACTCTAAACCTAAGTCAAGAAGGGGTAGCAGCTCATCGAGTTtgtcatctactcaaggaacggATAGGGAGATGAAGGAATTGAGAGCCAATTTCGAATAGTCTCAGTCaaggattaaggaacttgaagacgttcaaaaacaaatgaaagaggatcatgcaagacaaatggaagaaatgaacaAAATGATTAAAGACATGATACGATCACATAGAGGAGGCCCATCGAATTaggtatgaatacttcattatttagttgtacaatatgttgctatcctgcagttatgatAGCAAAGTTTTTATGTCttagtagctttatgataaagaattgttggctatcctgcagttgtgttcgttcttgtttatgagtttgaatatgttgtaaGGGTGCATAGAGTTCAGTTGTtatcgttttggagttgaatttgtaggtttttatgtgttttttgttGTTTGAGAGGTTTTATGTTTGTCGTGGAGGGTGGgtggagtttgattatactcaTTTTGCTCGTTTTGTtgttgaacttgaagtttttgtgtgtttatgaatgtttatgaagtttgaatgtgttgtggggggtgggtcgagattggtttagattgttttagGGAGAaggtttgagttttatgttctTGTTTTGTGAGTTttgtttagattttttatttatggAGTTTGGTTGGATGATTATGacatttgtaaatttttttgtttatgaagtttgaacgtgttATGGATATTTAAGAttatgacatttgaatgtttttgttttattgtaagATGCTGTTCGGAGATAAGGTTGGACGATTGTTCAAGATGTTGTGTTCCAgatgttgttttcttttctgtatttattgacgttgttttcattttatttcttccatGTATTTCtgaaaataaatttcttttatttagtatcgactttgttttattgtaagatattgtaacttttcatttatttgttatagtatggacttcgttttctttgttttatttattatgtaaatTTGTTTGAGTTGGTTAATGATGTTTTATaggttattcagatcaaatttaaaaaaattacaaattataaattataaattaaaaaaatttaaaagtcaatATTCAACTAATGAAGGAACTCCCTACGCATATTTTGGCGCATTGGAATTTTCCGCAATTTCCGATGCATGCATAGGGCGTCGGGAGTTCGAGAATTTCCGACGCATAAATCATGTGTCGGGAGTTGTTCGAAAACTCCAGATGCATGGACAGGACGTCGGGAGTTAAGGGAACTGCTGACGTCGTATAAAATGCATCGGTAGTTCCAAGAACTCTCGATACCCAATCCATGCGTCGAGAGTTCTCGAACAACTCCCTCCCGACAGATTTTTCTCGACCAAACTCCCAACGATCCATATTTCGTCGGGAAAGGATCTCTCGAAGCATTTTCCACCATTTTTCATCGATTTGTGGCATCGGAAGAAGTGTGATTTCATGTAGTGTACTATCATTTATAAATCAGCTTATGCGCCTCAAATGCATGAATAGGATAAAAAACATTCAATGAATTAAAACTCCATTATTattgatttgttttctttaaaaaaaatactaatgaTTAATAAATATAAGTTGGCGCAAAAAAGTTGAGCACCACCAACTCTACTTCTTTGGTCTAGACACGTTAGAGTTGACTCGGTAGAGTAGTTGCATCGATGTGGTATTGAATCGAGTGCACTTTGATACCTAAGTTAGTACACAAAGTATTTAGTTCACAAAGCATAGAGAGAATTGTTTAACCTTTAAGGTTGTTGGTGTGGGATTATCTTCAAAGCCCTATCTTTTGACTCTCGTTTGAATTATGTGTAATATCGACAATGTTAAAGTATGTGTGACCCTTGAGGTTGCAGAGTATAAATGGCGAGTTCAACTCGATCATTTCTCTTTTTAGGGAAACTCTGCAAGCTCGATTGGTTGACTCGAAAAAATGAGACATTGACTCTTCCTTTTGACGTGATGCAAACTTCAAAACTCCTTTGGATTTGGATTTAGATCTTACCTTGAGaaaccttaaaaataaaaatgatgtcTAAATGAGCATACATTGACATGACAATGCATGTTTTATCAACCTCGAAGTCGGgtgttaattaaaaaataattaaaaatactttttttttttttttacacttttGAAGACATAAAATATCCCTTTCTAAAATTTCGGAAACTAAAAATTAACCTTTTTCTGAAGTCTTGTGGcaaataaaagaaatagaagcaaaTTCTGCTATTTACTAATTCTCAGTCTAGAAAGAAGGAAAGCCTCAAAATACGACCCGTTCTAATTGGGGCAGTTAAGAAAAACAGTTACAAAAATCATGCCATTGCCATTTAAGCATATAAAGACCAAACCACCGCCAAGTTCACATAATCCATCCCTCTGCCCGTTCCCCATTTTTGCCCTATCCCGACCTTGAGGAAGAAgcctaaaaaaaatcaaagccaTTTATAGTGAGATTAATTAACAATAATGGCTGAAAAGCATTTGGTTTCTTTCTCATTCGTCTTTCTCGCCGTCGCTGTCTTCGCCGGCCAAGCTCACGGATCCACCATCTGCGACAAATCTGATTACCCTGCACTCTGCCGGTCTGCCGTGAAAGGTGCCTCCGATCCGGAATCCGCCTTGAAGGCCGCCATCGAACACCTCATTTCCGAAACAAATCACGCGAAAGAATCGAGCCAGACGGTCGGCAATTTGAAATCTCTAAGCGTATGCAAACAGAACTTCAAGGACGCGGTTGACGATCTGCAGAAAAGTCTGCAGCATTTGAAGAACTACGATCTTCCGAGCCTGAAAATCAGCCTCTCCGGAGCATTGACTGACTACTCCACGTGCGACGATGCGGTGGTGGACAACGGCGACGAGAAGAAAGCTTTAGGCGTTCTGAGCACCGACGCTCTGCTGGAACGTTTGGCTAGCAATTGCTTGTACTTGGCTTCTTTGTTGAGGTTGAAGTAATTTTCCAATGGCTTAAGTTAATTATAGGAAGAGGAATGGGCGAATAATTAAGGGAGGCGTGGCCGGACCGATGTGTCGTTTTGCTCTCAAATTATTTCGATTTGTCGTGTTATAATAATCCAAAACGGCCATAACCAAATAAAATTACacaattatattttcaaatgtctTATATGCTACCAACATGACCATACTTTCACGTCCGATCTAAAATTCTAGGTAAGTAGTCACCAATATAgattaaatccataaactcgtTTAAGGTCATGTCCCTTCTTTATTGTCCGACCAACcaatatgataattaaaaaaagcaCCGTGATGATcaatattctttttaaaaaattataaaaatagatcattcaaaaaataaatttaaattaataaaaatacttttataattttaaaataagttagcatgtctattattaatattatatttacattaatgacattttgttgtttattttttaaaatattttgtggATTTTTGTAACCATGTGAATTATTGAGTCACTCagattaaaatttaatactaaattTCACTATTATATtagaattatttattatattatatacaaTAACCTTGAGTCTTTTAATTCTATACAAATATGTTAGGTTTGAAATTAAAAGCgagtaaaaaaaattgaactccAAATTAACTCTTAGGGCTATTTGAGTTGATTAGAGAACAcaattgattttcaaaagttgttacacttgaaaataacatttaaatacATTTAAATTCTTAATGAACTTGAATGCCAATAAGTATTCTCTTTTTTTAGCATCTGCTAACAAATTCCTAGGAAAGGGTTTTGTAATGGATAATTTTAACCCTCTTGTTTGTTacatgattttcattttttaaaacttttttattttcattttattttttaattttctaagaAGAAAGATAACTTTTAGTTCTATGTGTCAATGTTGGTGTCGATGTGGTTATATTAAGTGAAAAGGAGAGTATAggagaaataaaaattttgattttttttaatatatattttgaaagaaattagaTGAACgttcgtttttttttaaataaaatttgaacatttaacttttagaatttgaaattttcatagttgaaacttttatttaaagataaaaaaatcacTTAAATTAAGTGTTTTGACAAAAGTTctaattacttttatttttttttatcttagtTAATTTATAAACCTGATATTTAAGTTGTTGATAAGTTTTAGAGAGATAGAGACAAATAATGAGAGAAAGTGAGGGATGTTGGAGATTCATATTAGGGTTTTTCAACCTTACAATTAGATAAAAGCTACCATATTTAAATACAAAGTCTAAAATAAGTTCAATGATCTTTTACCTCTAAAATAAACCAAACTGAATAACATCTAGTGTAAAACTATTACATTCAATATTAAATACTAACACCAATCACACAATAGAATGAAACATAAAGTATAATTCAATGTTGAAAGTTGGGTATTCTATGACATATATTGTTAGGTCTTTTaaggatgtatattttctatgttaattcccctaaaattatgttgattatttgctttgaatgctaattttgtaggtaaaatggTCCCCGAGACGTTTAGGAGTCATTAAGAGAAAATTGTGCCAAAAGattcaaaataatcaagaaaatcaataaattaaagagaattgaGTAAACACCCAGGATACCATCGAGTAAGGCGGTTGAATAATCGAGCATCGAATATTTAGCAGAATCCTATCGTGTATAATCGAATAAGGGTCATCGAGTAATCAACTATCAAGTCATCGAGTACTATCGAGTTTCTTCTTATTCATCGATTATCATCAAATTTCATCGAGtaaaagctatcaagtaaagGCCATCCAGCGTCAAGCATCAAGTATCGAGTATGAAATAGAAAACTCGCTTTTTAAACTGCAGAAAACTCGATGTATTCGTTCTTTTTTCCAGATTTTGATGCGATTCTTCCCCGCGCCTCACAACACTTTGCTGCTAATATAAATTTTGGTTCAGTTCTTCAGCAAAAAAAGAGAATATCATTTTGAGAGATCATTTTTTAAGAGAAACTTCGAgaggaaaaatccatttttatggGGAAGCATGATTTTGATGGAGGCTGGAATTTCTCTTCGTATCAATTAGTCTTTATAGTGATTTTGTTTCCTACctatattaaattttgatttcttttttatttgtaatcaataacttgtaattcttcatgaatttgtctatggatttatgaagtaattcaatcttgtttctatttcaagagttcttgcaaattcttttgagttttctacttttctttatcattagCAATTTGAATTTGAGCATTTTTGAATCTgatttttaattcttgaagcatgttgaatgatctatattTTGAGCATGTTTAGCCTAGATGTTTGGTTTTGTCACTTTCACTCATGtctattgaatatattgtttttaatgtgtttgatagaatgtctagccaagatctcCAAGAGGCATTAGTAATTGTGTGTTGAATAGCTGACTAACCTAGGGCgcactaattactagatttggagaaaatttggtAATTAAGTAAGttatcttaacaattaatcgacgcaattgaatcctagaacttaatgcgccTGTTTGCTCTTCTATATGATCGCTAAGGAACCCAATAGAAGTAGAAGCATATAGATAGATTAGGGTTAGGGCTATCCTACCTTAATCGTTGATTACGACGCTTTCTTGACTAGGCTATTCTAGTTGTCCGCCTTTGTAGAGGCTAGTTTAGTCTAGATTAAGTAAgtaattgcatgcttaatccgactgtgaattaaatttgtagaattcaaTTATAAGAATTGCAATGAACGTCTAACTTGGattagaagcaagattgttctaaaCTTGGTTACGACTATCCTTTATCTTcttatttttagcatgtttcttgttttaataaaaaaaacctcaTTTTATAGCTTTTATAGTTAAGCTTGGTTTAAGAAATGGTTAAATAACATTTCCCTGtagatcgacctcttacttccgCTTTAACTACGAGTTAGTTAGATTGTTATTCGAGCTTTATACATATTATTTATTTCGGGGTAGGTAGAACTAACGACACCTACTTAGCTCCGGACATATATCCAACACATacataaaattacaaatattcTATAGTCATATAATAGTTAATTGTTCTACGCTTCTTATTTGGATTATTCTTGTATATTCAACTCCTGTTATAACAGCTAATATTATTTTCTTGATCTACTCAATTGGTCAAGGAAGCTATTCCGATGATATGCCTCTAGGAATTTATGGTACTTTTTCAACTTCGTGATTGTATTCCAAGCTGAGCACACAATGTATGTGATTCAAATGAATTTCACTCTACTGTAATTTAGAATGGGTATTTAAAACATCATTGTACAAATATTAAGGAATAATACCTTTTTGGCCACTAGATTTTAcgtttagtttctatttaatcCTTAAgctcaaaatgttacacatttagtccttaactctttattttaatttcaatttagtccctatactgtaaaatattacaacattttatccttgaaatttggattttatttcaatttgattattAGATTTCatgatttatacttttaaccttgtttttccactaaatactctctttcaattttttatgttaatatctattaattaatttaaaatattatgaagtttagttataatttcaatagtgataaaaaatagtgaaacttaattaattataattttttttaattcttttgaaatatatataatgatTGAATTTAAAAACATGTTGAAATTTGATCTTAAAAGaagatatattaaaattttgtgaaacttagtgattttttttttttttttttttttgaaagaagtGAACTTATGATTTTAACaatatattacaaattttaaaaaaaaatatatggttTTATTTATGTTCTTAAGAAGATTTGAACCTACAGCTTCATGAGAAAGAAGTATATACTAACTATGTTGAACTAACAACAAATCTCTTAATTACTAACATATCCATATTAGTTGAATTATGCTCGCCTTGACATTCATAGTATATTTTTAGACAGAGAATTTAATATATCACTTGTGACTGATTCATGTAACAAAATAAACCTATAAAGATTATGTTTTAGGAGCATCATCTCGAAGTTGCATTGAAAATTTTACCAAATCAATATATTACTCAAATCTTCATTCATTTATCATAAAAAAAGTCCTAATCCTTtaacattaaaagaaaatatagtaaaaatatacatttacacattttagaaactaaaaatgaaagGGTGGAATCTTTGGAAGTTTTAGaccaaataaaagaaaaatcaaaatattttgatcCTATTAGATTTTACTCTATTTTAAACTATGTACTTATAATTGCCCCTATCTAATTTGATACAcctaataaatcttaaatttaatacttaaatttagttattcaaaattaactttataaaaattggtgaaataatatttataatttattatatagaagacattttcaaaatttacacaAAGGATA
Proteins encoded in this region:
- the LOC120082081 gene encoding pectinesterase inhibitor-like — its product is MAEKHLVSFSFVFLAVAVFAGQAHGSTICDKSDYPALCRSAVKGASDPESALKAAIEHLISETNHAKESSQTVGNLKSLSVCKQNFKDAVDDLQKSLQHLKNYDLPSLKISLSGALTDYSTCDDAVVDNGDEKKALGVLSTDALLERLASNCLYLASLLRLK